In Streptomyces sp. NBC_00569, a single genomic region encodes these proteins:
- a CDS encoding class I SAM-dependent methyltransferase, producing the protein MARQLDEQLAARYPVGQRLRILDVGMGRGTQALRLARGGHQVTGVEQDPGMVAAARAALAEEPEGIRGRVRLVEGDGRETGVHFLPGSFDVVLCHGVLMYVEDPDALLAGLARMLAPGGLLSLLVRNGDALAMRPGLAGDWQAALGSFDTLSYRNRLGLDVRADRLDTLTATLAGIGAPLHAWYGVRVFTDTAGDDAPVPPPGEFHTLLAAEERAGRTEPYRRVAALLHLCGVRG; encoded by the coding sequence GTGGCCCGGCAGCTCGACGAGCAGCTGGCCGCGCGCTACCCCGTCGGTCAGCGGCTGCGGATCCTCGACGTCGGGATGGGCCGGGGCACGCAGGCCCTGCGCCTCGCGCGCGGCGGACATCAGGTGACCGGGGTCGAGCAGGATCCCGGGATGGTCGCCGCCGCGCGTGCCGCGCTCGCCGAGGAGCCCGAGGGCATCCGCGGCCGGGTGCGCCTCGTGGAGGGTGACGGCCGTGAGACCGGGGTGCACTTCCTGCCCGGCAGCTTCGACGTGGTCCTGTGCCACGGGGTCCTGATGTACGTCGAGGATCCCGACGCGCTGCTCGCGGGCCTGGCACGGATGCTGGCCCCCGGCGGCCTGCTCTCGCTCCTCGTGCGCAACGGTGACGCGCTCGCCATGCGGCCCGGCCTCGCCGGGGACTGGCAGGCGGCGCTCGGCTCCTTCGACACGCTCTCGTACCGCAACCGGCTCGGGCTCGACGTCCGGGCCGACCGGCTCGACACGCTGACCGCGACGCTGGCCGGGATCGGGGCTCCGCTGCACGCCTGGTACGGGGTGCGGGTCTTCACGGACACCGCGGGGGACGACGCGCCCGTGCCGCCGCCCGGCGAGTTCCACACGCTGCTCGCGGCGGAGGAGCGGGCGGGCCGCACGGAGCCGTACCGCCGGGTGGCGGCGCTGCTGCACCTGTGCGGCGTGCGGGGCTGA
- a CDS encoding DUF3043 domain-containing protein: MRAHHVPLVFVFRSRSKDEKAPAAKAPVTNSTQPRDPQAPKGRPTPKRSQAQTQRRSVANTPTTRKEASKRQRDERRTAMERQRQALASGDERYLPARDKGPVRKFARDFVDSRFCIAEFFLPLAVVILVMTMIRIPSLQNIALLLWLIVIVLIVLDSVVTAFRLKKRLAEKFPNEPKKGAVAYALMRTLQMRRLRLPKPQVKRGERP; encoded by the coding sequence ATGCGCGCGCACCACGTACCCTTGGTCTTTGTGTTCCGTAGCCGATCCAAGGACGAGAAGGCCCCGGCCGCCAAGGCACCGGTGACCAACTCCACGCAGCCCCGTGACCCGCAGGCCCCCAAGGGCCGCCCCACGCCCAAGCGCAGCCAGGCCCAGACCCAGCGCCGCAGCGTGGCCAATACGCCGACGACCCGCAAGGAGGCGTCGAAGCGGCAGCGCGACGAGCGCCGCACCGCGATGGAGAGGCAGCGCCAGGCGCTCGCCAGCGGTGACGAGCGTTATCTTCCCGCCCGCGACAAGGGTCCGGTGCGAAAGTTCGCGCGCGACTTCGTCGACTCGCGTTTCTGCATCGCCGAGTTCTTCCTGCCCCTGGCGGTGGTCATCCTCGTGATGACCATGATCCGGATCCCGAGCCTGCAGAACATCGCGCTGCTGCTCTGGCTCATCGTGATCGTGCTGATCGTGCTCGACTCGGTCGTGACGGCGTTCCGCCTGAAGAAGCGCCTGGCCGAGAAGTTCCCGAACGAGCCGAAGAAGGGCGCCGTCGCGTACGCCCTGATGCGCACGCTCCAGATGCGCCGGCTCCGTCTGCCCAAGCCCCAGGTCAAGCGCGGAGAGCGGCCCTGA